The Candidatus Hydrogenedens sp. genome contains the following window.
TATCTTCCACCAATCCAAAATAAAAACACAGTCTTATCCATTTATGATTTATCGTTTTTAACCAATCCTCAATGGGTCAGTCCTCAAATCATAAACTTATTCAAACCCTTTATTTTAAGTTCTGCTCAAAGAGCTACTCATATTATTACTTGTTCAAAAAGAAGTAAAAAGGATATAGAGGCGTTATTAGGTATTTCATCTCAAAAAATATCTGTCGCATATCCTGGTTTTGACGACACTATTTTTCTCCCAATAGATAAAGAAAAAGCCCAAAATTATTTAGAAAAACACTACCATATATCACCTCCTTTCATTCTCTTTGTTGGCACTATTGAAGAAAGAAAAAATATAACAGGGTTACTTAATATCTATGAAAAGATACATCGTCAGATTCCTCATAAACTTGTTCTAATAGGGAAAAAAGGATTTTATGCAGATAAAATTCTATTAAAAATTCAAAAGTTAGAATGTTCTGATAAAATTGTTTATTTAAATTACATACAAGACCATACTGAGTTAAAATGGTTTTACAACTCTGCGGATTTATTTGTATTCCCCAGTTTTGATGAAGGTTTTGGAATTCCACCTCTCGAAGCCATGGCTTGTGGTTGCCCAACAATCGTTTCTAATCAAGGGGCTTTGCCTGAAGTTGTTGGAACCAGAGGTATTACAATAAACCCTCAGGATATAGATAGTTTTGCAGAAATAATACTCAATATTTTATCTGACAAAAAAATGCTAAATGATATGGTATCAAACAGTATTTTGCAGGCTAAAAATTTTAGTTGGATAAAAACGGCTGAATCTCATTTTAAAGTTTATAAAGAATTAGGATAAATATGACACGCATTTTATTAAACGGTTTTCAGATAGGCAATTTAAGCGGAACAGGAAGATATACCGAAGAACTAATAAAGGCTCTCATCAATATTCCTGAAGAACTACAAATATTACTTCCTTCCTCAAGACCTTTATCTGTATCATCTGACAAATTATCTATTCTACCTCTACCCAATAATAGATATATCACAAGATTTATTCAATTCTTCCTTTTAAAAAAGTATTTCAAAGAATTTCAACCCGATATTGTTCATTATCCCGCAACTTATGGATACAAATTAGGGAATGTCCCTCATATTACAACGGTTCATGACCTCGCTTTTTTAGAAAATCCACACTGGTTTCCAATCCATTATCAATGGTTCTATAAAAAAAGAGTTGAGGAAACAATAAAATTCTCTCATCGGATTATTACCGATTCCTTTTTTTCTGCAAAAGAAATACAAAAGCATTACAGCATTAATAAAGATAAGATTGATGTAATATACCTTGGGATAAATGATTTCTTTAAACCCCAGACAAAAGAACAAATAGAAACGATTAAGAATAAATATAATCTTCCTCAAAAATATATCTTATATGCTGGCACATTAGAACCCCGAAAAAATATTC
Protein-coding sequences here:
- a CDS encoding glycosyltransferase family 1 protein, which encodes MYNLSDLKNLSVAIDITPLRGEKTGIGNYVHYTLKYLLSEYNDLQINGFSFGLHQFQKDSHEIVKKLHRNRHIPIPTRVLYKWWKHFNYPRIDYFLKDISILHFTNYYLPPIQNKNTVLSIYDLSFLTNPQWVSPQIINLFKPFILSSAQRATHIITCSKRSKKDIEALLGISSQKISVAYPGFDDTIFLPIDKEKAQNYLEKHYHISPPFILFVGTIEERKNITGLLNIYEKIHRQIPHKLVLIGKKGFYADKILLKIQKLECSDKIVYLNYIQDHTELKWFYNSADLFVFPSFDEGFGIPPLEAMACGCPTIVSNQGALPEVVGTRGITINPQDIDSFAEIILNILSDKKMLNDMVSNSILQAKNFSWIKTAESHFKVYKELG
- a CDS encoding glycosyltransferase family 1 protein; the encoded protein is MTRILLNGFQIGNLSGTGRYTEELIKALINIPEELQILLPSSRPLSVSSDKLSILPLPNNRYITRFIQFFLLKKYFKEFQPDIVHYPATYGYKLGNVPHITTVHDLAFLENPHWFPIHYQWFYKKRVEETIKFSHRIITDSFFSAKEIQKHYSINKDKIDVIYLGINDFFKPQTKEQIETIKNKYNLPQKYILYAGTLEPRKNIPSLIEAWSNIANKIDNDLVIIGRTGWKTDTIEQSINKSKYKERIHRLGYISDEDLSVIISGADIFIYLSFYEGFGLPPLEAMSCGTPVIASNCGSLHEILGDKAVLVDPYNIQHIAEAIYYLCEDSTKRQELSQNGIVYTNNFTWQKTAQKTLEIYKKCLDPY